One Coffea eugenioides isolate CCC68of chromosome 2, Ceug_1.0, whole genome shotgun sequence genomic window, CAAGTATGCAGTGCCAGCTGGAGACTGGCCGGATTTGTTGCCATTCTTGTTCCAGTGCAGTCAGAGCGCGCAAGAAGACCATAGAGAGGTGTGTTTGCTATGCTTGATCACTTCAAGAAGATTCGTTTACCACTGTTCTGTAAGATAATACTGTTTGTTCTCTTGGATTTTAAACTGTAAATGTACAAATAGAAGTAACAAGAGGGTTCCTCCATTTGTCATGCACAGCTTGAGGGATTGCTTTATTTAATTCGAATTAGCtatttatgttggaaatttCTATTCTTTAATTTTCTAGACTGAATACCTTCGTGCTTGCCATGCTTTCTTTAGTCATCGTGGCTAAATGTAAAATGACTAAGCATTGGTTGCATGCTTTTTGGTGTTGCAAGGTTGCATTGATACTTTTCAGCTCCTTAACTGAAACAATCGGCAATTCATTTCGTCCATACTTTACAGACCTACAGTCTTTGCTACTCAAGTGCCTTCAAGATGAAACCAGTAACCGAGTCAGAGTTGCTGCCCTCAAGTATTGTTTATTTGCATTTGTCCATTGAtaatttttttgggtcaaaatttagGAGATGGTGAAAATCTTACTTGTGTGATTGTTGCTTGATCATATTAACAGGGCAGTTGGCTCCTTCTTAGAGTTCACCCATGATCAGGCAGAAGTAGTAAGTGATGTTGCTCTTGCAATCTCCTATTTTATTGAGATTGCACAATTTGTTGTACATTAAACATTTGTCTCACGTGACCAAATATTGACTGATTGAGCATAAAAGACAAAGAAGGCAATGAAGTTGTGACAAGGCATTATTGTACCCTCATTTACATATAGATTGAAATTGTGAACAAATTCTGCAGATTGTGACAAATGCTAATCTTATGGAATAGGTCTACAGATGTCAGTGAAACATTCGCAACTTTTTAGCCAGAACTGTCATGCTTATAAATCCATTCAGGAATTGATTAACATTTATTTAAAGTCAATGAGAGCTTCCACTTATATCATGACTTCTTTATAGAGCTTCTGAATAAATCACGGCTTCTAGATTTACCTTTATACAACAGGAGAAAGGTGGTAACTGGAAATCAAATTCGGTTTATTGCTGGTAGTTTTTGGTTAATTCACATCTGCTGGTAATTAACATTTATATCCTGGGTTATATATATTCTACCTTTTAGGTCAAGTTTCGAGATTTCATACCAAGCATTTTGAATGTGTCAAGACAATGCCTTGCAGCTGGTGAAGAGGACATAGCTGTAATTgcatttgaaatatttgatgaGCTGATTGAATCTCCTGCACCACTTCTCGGGGAATCAGTGAAATCAATTGTACAGTTTTCACTTGAAGTCTGTTCAAGTCTgaatttggaatcaaatacacGCCACCAGGTCAGTTGTGGAAATTTGGTCCCTGGAACAATGATGGCCTCTAATTGGTCATACAAGATAAGCTgagtttagttttatttttttttagttgctTAGTAGATCCAGTGTTTTGGGTGGTATTTGTTTGCCTTTTCAATatgcttttccttttcttttgatggaGAAGCTGTTTCTGGCAAGCACCCGTAGAAGATGTCTTTCTGGAACAGGTTTTTATTTTTGGAACTTTTAGGGCCAAGATaccattttaaaaatttttaatttctggaatttcattTTACGAGGCAGATCTTGAAAAAGCTAAAGATATAGAAAGCCTGTCTTAAGGCTATTATCACCAGTCTAAGCAGTTGGCTTTCTTCTTTCTGACTCGCTGCTTGCATTTTAAATTTTGAGTCTTGTTGCTTTTGTCAGGCTATTCAGATTATTTCATGGCTTGCGAAATATAAATCCAACTCACTCAAAAAGTATAAACTGGTTACACCAATTCTGCAAGTTATGTGTCCTTTGCTTGCGGAATCCACTAACAgggaagaagatgatgatcttgctCCAGATCGTGCTGCTGCAGAAGTGATTGATACCATGGCTATGAGCTTGTCTAAGTATGTTTTCCCGACTGTTTTTGAGTTCGCTTCTCTCAGTAGTCAAAGTGTCAATCCAAAGTTTCGGGAAGCTTCAGTTACTGCATTGGGTGTTGTTTCTGAGGGATGTTTGGACTGGATGAAACAGAAGCTGGAACCTGTTCTTCATATAGTCCTGGGGGCTCTTAGAGATTCGGAACAAATGGTGAGGGGGGCTGCATCATTTGCATTAGGTCAATTTGCTGAGCATCTGCAGCCTGAGATAGTATCTCATTATGAAATTGTTCTTCCTTGCATCTTGAATGCCCTAGAGGATGTATCTGATGAGGTTAAGGTATATACTTATCAAGACGAAGACTAATTCCAATAATTTTGGTTCTGTGTACCTAATAATTGTTCATTTCTATTATGCAGGAAAAGTCCTACTATGCTTTAGCAGCATTTTGTGAGGACATGGGTGAagaaattcttccttttttggACCCTTTGATGGGAAAGTTGCTTGGCGCCCTTCAGAATAGTCCGCGTAATCTGCAAGAGACATGCATGGTAAGCATGCATTTTCAGTGCCTTAATGCGTAGTATTTACACAAATTTACAAAGTGATCTGTTCTGATTTCCTCCTTGCCCGAATTAGTCTGCAATTGGTTCAGTTGCATCAGCTGCAGAGCAAGCCTTCATTCCTTATGCTGAAAGGGTTCTAGAGTTGatgaaaatgtttatggtgctAACCAATGATGAGGACCTCCGATCACGAGCAAGGGCTACTGAATTGGTTGGAATGATTGCTATGTCTGTTGGGAGGACTAGAATGGAGCCAATTTTACCACCCTTTGTTGAAGCTGCTATTTCTGTAACTAAACAAATAACTTTTTACTCATATTTTGGACTTTTGACGTTCCCTTGGCATCTCATATGTTCTGTATGTGTCAGGGTTTTGGGTTGGAATTCAGTGAGcttagggagtacactcacggaTTTTTTAGCAATATAGCAGAAATTTTAGATGAAGGTTTTACGCAGGTATCCTTAGTGTTTTCAATATTACACCTGTTGTGTTACTTTAATACCAGTATGCTGATGCATTTCTCGAAACAGTACCTTCCTCATGTTGTTCCTCTGGCATTTGCCTCCTGCAATCTTGATGATGGCTCTGCCGTGGATATCGCTGATTCAGAAGAGGATGAGAACATCAATAGTTTCGGAGGTGTATCATCAGATGACGAAGCACATGATGAACCAAGAGTTCGTAACATCAGCATAAGAACAGGTGTATTGGACGAAAAGGCAGCTGCAACACAATCCCTTGGCTTATATGCTCTGCATACAAAGAATTCCTATGCACCGTATCCTTGAGCTTTTTCGTGGATCTAAAATTATAGACTGCCTCTACATGTAAAACATGAGTTGCTTATATGTTGGAATTCCTTGATTGATCTTAAGGTACTTGGAAGAATCTTTAAAGATCTTGGTGAAACATTCAAGCTATTTTCATGAGGATGTGCGGCTCCAGGCTATTATTGGTCTGAAACGTGAGTGCTGTATATGCATGTCTTGGCTTGTGCTTTTGGAGGTCTCTCtacttgtttgttttaatttatttttattttttaaagttgaGGTTGACTAGTTCTGTATACACGTGTGTAATATGATGAATTCTCCTGCATGATTTATCCAAATGCATTTTTGAAATGTTGTAAGATTTTCTTTTATGTCTTTGGAGGTACACATCTTGAGATATTATGCTTGAACCTTCTAAATTTAATAAAAGCCCCTCTTCATTCTCTGTGCTTAAAAGGTGAATTGATGGGGTTATCATTTCCTTTGTTGGAGATCCTGCGTTGTCTGTCTTGtatcacatttttcttttatctttcagTGCCTTGTATTTTGATTGCGAAGTTGTCTTAAGAGTCATTTGGTCCTTATGAAAATAACTAAGAAAAGCTGATATTTACTTGTTCGTATTGGCAGATATTTTGACAGCTGCACAAGCAGTTTTTCAAGCTCATAATGTGAGTAGGAATCAATCAATGACTCCCCGGGTGGAGTGCTCAATATTCACATCTTTTGTTTTACACATTTTTCAACTATCAATTAGCATCTTGTTATAAAGTTCTTGTTGTTCTTCATATTTGTGTTATACTTGAGCCCTTTTTAATAATCTCTGTAATGATAAAAAAGATCTATCTTGtaataaggcttcattattgcTTTGCAGGAAGGGATGTTAAAGATAAAAGAAGTCCTTGGTAAGCTGATTTTCGGCAATAACTTCTATATGTAGAGTTTGATGATATATTCAACCAACTGAGAAATCTTACATTCTTTTTGTGAACAGATGCAGTAATGAATATTTACATGAAAACAATGGTTGAAGATGATGACAAGGAAGTTGTTGCTCAAGCTTGC contains:
- the LOC113762878 gene encoding importin-4; translation: MAQSLELLLIQFLMPDNDARRQAEDQIKRLAKDPQVVPALVHHLRTAKTPNVRQLAAVLLRKKITGHWAKLSPQLRQLVKQSLIESITLEHSPPVRKASANVVSIVAKYAVPAGDWPDLLPFLFQCSQSAQEDHREVALILFSSLTETIGNSFRPYFTDLQSLLLKCLQDETSNRVRVAALKAVGSFLEFTHDQAEVVKFRDFIPSILNVSRQCLAAGEEDIAVIAFEIFDELIESPAPLLGESVKSIVQFSLEVCSSLNLESNTRHQAIQIISWLAKYKSNSLKKYKLVTPILQVMCPLLAESTNREEDDDLAPDRAAAEVIDTMAMSLSKYVFPTVFEFASLSSQSVNPKFREASVTALGVVSEGCLDWMKQKLEPVLHIVLGALRDSEQMVRGAASFALGQFAEHLQPEIVSHYEIVLPCILNALEDVSDEVKEKSYYALAAFCEDMGEEILPFLDPLMGKLLGALQNSPRNLQETCMSAIGSVASAAEQAFIPYAERVLELMKMFMVLTNDEDLRSRARATELVGMIAMSVGRTRMEPILPPFVEAAISGFGLEFSELREYTHGFFSNIAEILDEGFTQYLPHVVPLAFASCNLDDGSAVDIADSEEDENINSFGGVSSDDEAHDEPRVRNISIRTGVLDEKAAATQSLGLYALHTKNSYAPYLEESLKILVKHSSYFHEDVRLQAIIGLKHILTAAQAVFQAHNEGMLKIKEVLDAVMNIYMKTMVEDDDKEVVAQACMSVADIIKDFGYLAMEPYIPLLVEATLTLLQEQSACQQMESDSDDDDDPEHDEVLMDAVSDLLPAFAKAMGSNFAPIFSKLFEPLMKFARASRPPPDRTMVVACLAEVAQDMGTPIAGYIDNVMPLILKELVSSEATNRRNAAFCVGELCKNGGEYALKYYGDALRSLYRLFGDLEPDNAVRDNAAGAVARMIMVHPEAIPLNQVLPVFLKVLPLKEDHEESLAVYSCICNLVLSSNSQILSLVPELVNLFAQIAVSPVETPEVKAHIGRAFSHLISLYGHQMQPLLANLSPAHANALAAIAPNC